caggctcctcattgtagtggcttctcttgtggagcacgggctctaggcgtgtgggcttcaatagttgcagcacatgggctcaatagttgtggctcacaggctctagagcacaggcttaatagttgtggcgcacgggcttagttgctttgtggcatgtggaatcttcccagggcagggctcgaacctgtgtcccctgcattggcaggcagattctttaccactgcaccacctaggaagtccggaagcatggagtcttaaccactggaccaccaggaaagtcccatgaGGCGTTCTTTAGTATGTACATATTTCAAATTCTACTCCACTTTGGTTTAAATCCATTTCCCTTTGGGCTCAGAAAGCCCCTTTTGAAAGCACTGCTGTGATGCAGCACTGTGATAGGCTTAGTAGTAAGGGCTGTATAAGATGATTTCTGCCTCCTCAGAGTTTGGAGTTTAAGATAGAGATGACATAGCCATTGAACAAACAGGACCCCGCAAAATATGACTAACTCAATGATTTGTAGAGTTTTTGCACTGATGTTGTCCTGGGGAATTGAGCTTGGGGCAGGCTCCCCTCCACGCCCGCTCCACACTCATGCATTTCCCAGGACGCCTCCTCCTCGTTATAACTTGATGTCTGTTTGTGTGATTTGTCACTCTTTTGTATCTTGGGCtccatggcaggggtggggggcagggggaatgtGTCTGGTGAAGTTCCTCACTGAAGCCCCAGGAACTAGTACAGTCTCATAagaggtgcttgataaatatttgttacataaaAGGATACGTGAGTAACCGTTGAGTTGCTTGGCTGGTAGAAATCAAAGCTGCAACCAGAGGAACTGGAGACCCAGCCAAGCAGAGCCCAACTAGCACATGATAAAGCAAGAATAACTGAGAATGAAGAACCTCAGTGGGGTACAAAGGGAGGGAACTTATTTTGTTTTGGATGCTGAGCACGTATTGTCAGTTAATGCTCACAGCAGACTTTTCTCAGAAGCAAAAAGCAGCAgcccatcttacagataagaaaaccaagggTCAGGTAGGTTAAGATTTCTCCTAGTCATACCCGCTAATAAGTGGAAGCACTAAGATTCTCACTCAGGTCTATCTGGCTACACTttcatggtttgtttgtttttgtttttgtttctcttcatgTAGTCGTTTATATTTCACTTAGAAGAAGAATGGTGGGAACAGACGAAGGGAGCCTGGGACACAAGTGACCCAGACAAGTCAGGGAGGCCTAGGACACCAGGTAAAGGACACCTGGAAATCCATCTGGTAATGGCTAGGTCACTAGacagtaagatttttttctccaaagctcCCAGGGATTTCCCCCAAAACATGTGTTGCACAGAGACTCCAGCACAAAGTCCAGCTAGAGAACCAGCTGAGGAGACAGGCTTTTCTCAGCACACCTGATACCGACTGGCATAAACTAAATGATGCTTTTTGACAGCCTCACATCaaagtagaaaatgaaatgaaaaaaaagtaaatccatTCCCTGCAGTCAGAAACCCTGATTGCCAGAAGACAGATCAGCCACCCTGAATCTATCTTCTCCTACAGCTAGAATAAGCATTGTAGGATGAAGATCAGCTTCTGTGCCCCACTCCTTCCTTCAGCAACCCCCATCTCCCTCTTGAAATTCTTCCACAGCTCCTTCTGGACAAGTAGACAGTGATAAAGTCTATATTCCTTAGTCCTACATACACTGCAAATAATGATCTTGGCCCTTGGTGCCTGTTTCGTAGCATCTGTTGCCCCACAAGCCCCCCAACCTATCCCCactatgtttcttttctttccttcctttcttccttcctttttttttaatgtttatttatttatttatttggctgtgccgggtcctagttgtggcacgcaggatatTTGTTGCCATATGAGGGATCTTCACTTCAGCaggcaggctcttagttgcggcacacgggatctagttccctgataaGGGATCAAATccgggacccctgcattgggagcacagagtcttaaccactggaccaccagggaattcccaacagtTTGCTTCTAAGCAGGGTTGGACTCATGACAGGGTTTCAAGTACATCTTTAAGGCAGATCTTTCAAAATCAGGGTTGGCAGCTATAGTTTTAACAGGAATGCATCTTTCCCTGTTATGTGGACAAAGTTACCTTTGTtacctatgctttttttttttttaaaggtccacTGAGACTCACAGATGTCAGGTGACAGGACTAGGTTCACAGACATTCTTAGACTCACAATCGGGAACGTAGTGGATGCCAGGAGCCACAAAGGAGCAAACACGGAGAGCTGGGGGCACAGCACGGAGGGGGTGAGCAGTTCAGGTCTGCCCTTGGCATTCAGTTCCAGCTCCCCAAACTCTGTGCCACCACTAAGGGTTCTTTATTGGTTAGAGGTAAGTTTCCAGACCCATCACCAACAGGTGCAGCTTAGTTTTGGGTCGTGGACGGTGATGCCCCTGGAGACTGGTTTGAAGTCCACTTGAGACACAAGAACAGATACTAGTTATGCTTCTCAAGTCCCTACAACTCTCAGCCTTCACCCAAAGTCATCTGTCTCTAGGAATCAGCATCGAGGGAACATTAAGGAAAGGTCTCCAGAGTTGCTGCAAAAGGCTATGTCCCAGGCACCCACGGCGGGAAGCAGGACGAGCGCCCACATGGAGCCAGCACAGGGGACCAGCACGCGGGACACACACCCCGAGGCCGCAACCCATAGGGCTAGTGAGGGCAGAGGAGCGGAGGCTGGCAAGGCCAGTGCCAAGGAGCCGGGCAGAGTGCCCAACACTGCTAGCACGGCAGCCCTGGAGACGCAGCCAAGCAAGGACACCGTGGGGCACACGCTGCCCCCGGGAGCTCAAGGCATAGGTGTGGCCTCTGGCAGGATGGAGGCGCCGTCACTGAACAGTCAGGACCCAAGGACAACCAAAGGCTCGGGGGACGAGGAGGCGAGGCCGACGGCCCCAAGGACGGTGCCCACGAAGCCAGAGGGCAGTGTGGCAGCCACAGCAAGGACGCCCCTTCCAGAAAATCAGGCTGGGGTGTGGACCCCCACGGGAGCAGGGCCAACGGGGAGGGGAACCAGAGGAGCCACCACAGCGGCTGTCCCACCCAAGGACGGAGCCCAGGCCACCCCATCCTCAGCCCCTCTCCAGAGCCCCACCACCCAGAGAGGCCAGAGACTGCAGGCTGCCAATTTCAAGTCTGAGCCCCGCTGGGATTTTGAGGAAAAATACAGCCTGGAGGTGGGCGGCCTCCAGACGGTGAGTTTTTCCTGCCTCCCTACCCTAAGgtcccacccttcccttccctcccaggcTCTGCTCCTAAGCTCTGCCTTGCCCTCTCCATgcttcccaccccagccctcccgcTCTCATCCTGTTTTCCTTCCTGGTTACAATGGCCAGAAGAGGGGCAGAGAAGGCAGGTCCCAGGGTGTGAGTGAGAAgggcctgccctgggcccctaggaggcctggaggctcctcagtcGGGGTGAGAGAGTGTGACCTATCCTCCCGCAGTGGGAGGGGCAGGAACAGGCAGCAACTAAGGGACAAGAGCACCCCAACCTGGTGCCCAGCCCTGTCCTCCTTGCATAGGTAAGTccaccaccctccctctctcccctccctaaGAAAATCAGCCTGGGCCCTCAGCCATGGGAGGGGAGCATTCAGAAAGCAGATGTCTATGGATGTTTACACACATAACTGCAGCCACGCACAGCACATGGACCCGTAGCAGCACGTTCACGACCCATCCACTCCTCTCACACATTCGAAGGTGCATTTGGCTTGAGGGCAGAGAACCACCCATTCCCTGGGAGCCCTCCTGACCACAGTGGGCCAGGAGAATCGATGGTGAGAATAGGATGGAAGAGGTCACAGAGACCAGTGCCTTCCCAGCTTTAAGACCTGCTTTCTgacctccccaacccccacccccccacacaccccgcccccagcccttgGCCGTGGCCTTCCTGGGCCTCTCCCTGCCTGACCCGTCCTCCTGCATGTAGACCTGCCCTGACTCAGTGAAGATCAAAGCCTCCAAGTCACCCTGGCTCCAGAAACTCTTCATGCCCAACCTCACCCTCTTCCTGGACTCCAGACACTTCAACCAGAGCGAGTGGGATCGCCTGGAGCACTTCGCTCCGCCCTTTGGCTTCATGGAGCTCAATTTCTCCTGTGAGTCCTTGCCCCGGGGGCCTGCGTGTGCGCTAGGCCACAGCAGAGGGCCATGCTTTATGTCTCGGGTCCACCTCTTCCCTGGGGGCCACTGGCCCTGGGAGAAATGCCGGGTGGACCCCTGGCCCTTCCAGGGCTCTGAATGGAGTCCCCTCATTGCAGTGGTGCAAAAGGTCGTGCCCCGCTTCCCCCCGGTGCCCCAGCAGCAGCTGCTCCTGGCCAGCCTCCCTGCGGGGAGCTCCCAGTGCATCAGCTGTGCTGTGGTGGGTAACGGGGGCATCCTGAACAACTCCCAAGTGGGCCCAGAGATAGACGGCCATGACTATGTGTTCCGGTGAGCCCCcgtccccctccacccccctcccccaataccCCCCTCCCCACGCCTCCCTCTCCTGCAGAGCTGAGCTCTTCCGAGAGATCTGAGAGGGTGCTCTGCGCCTGTATCTGGAAGGTGGGGATCCTGGGCTCTCCGGAGAGTTTCCATAAATCAGTGCTGCCTTCCCAGtgctccttcctttccccacccacctccacgCATCTCCCTCCTGCACTCCTGTGTTCTGTCTGATTTTGTCTTTCCGTCTAGGCTGAGTGGAGCTGTCATTAAGGGGTATGAACAGGATGTGGGTACTCGGACATCCTTCTACGGCTTTACTGCCTTCTCCCTGACCCAGTCACTCTTTATACTGGGCGATCGGGGTTTCCGGCATGTGCCTCTGGGGAAGGTGAGCAAAGAGGAACAGGCTTGGCCGCACACAGACCTGGGATAAGAGAGGATGCAGGTGAGACAGGGAGAAGGGCATCCTGCGTCTGGAGCCTGTGGTCGGTACAGCTTCCATCCCGCGAGGGGCAAGAGCAGGGAGGGCAGCGGGGCTTGGCCTGAGAAGAGCAGGCAGGCAGTCTGGAGTCAGAGCCAGGCCACCCCACTGAAGGCAGGACTCCTGGACCACACGCTATCCTTGGCCTTCAGGATGTCCGCTACCTGCACTTCCTGGAAGGCACTCGGGACTATGAGTGGCTGGAAGCACTGCTTCTGAATCAGACCGTGGTGACAAAGAAACTTTTCTGGTTCAGGTACCCACCTCCCCTTACCACAGGTTGAGCTGTGTAGTGAGCGGCTGTGAAGGGCTGGACAGGTGGGGATAGTCCTAGCTATCACCTGGAGATGGGGTATCAGTCATGCCTATGACCCTGACTTGGCCCACACCAGGAGAGGTAAGAGAACTGAGCCTGGGTGACCCGTTCCTGCCCACAGGCACAGGCCCCAGGAAGCGTTCCGGGAAACCTTGCAATTGGACAGATACCTGTTGCTGCACCCAGACTTGCTGCGATACATGAAGAACAGGTGAGAGCAGGAAGCCCGTGGAAGGGGCCAGGTCCCTCCCGTCCTTGCAGCCTCCTGACAGCTGGGGGGCTGGGGTATTTCACAGATTCCTGAGGTCTAAGACTCTGAACACCATCCACTGGAGAATATACCGGCCCACCACTGGGGCCCTGCTGCTGCTTACTGCCCTTCAGCTCTGTGACCAGGTAAGGCTCTGCTTCTGGAGCAGGAGTACCTGGAGAAACAGCTCTGAGGGTGTCCTGGGCCTGTTCAGCATAGGACGATGGCTGGGTGGGGGGCACATCCCTCTGGGTGTGGGGAGTGGCATCAGTGTGGATACTTGCATGTGTGCAAGTGTGCACCCGGGGGTCCTGCCCCCAGACCTCTAGGGATGGAACCAGGATAaagggcccccacccccagcacatgcAGGGAAGAAGCCTGCGAGACACAATACAGGCCTTATTTCTCCTCCAACCTTCACGTAGGTGAGTGCCTATGGCTTCATCACTGAGGGCCACGAACGCTTCTCTGACCACTACTATGATAAGTCATGGAAAAAAACGATCTTTTACACCAACCACGACTTCAAGTTGGAGAAAAGTCTCTGGAAGCGGCTACATGATGAAGGTATCATCCGGCTCTACCAACGTCCTGTAACTTCCAAACCAAACATCTGACCGGAGCCTGGGCTACAAAACTCTCTTCAGCTATTCTAAGCCGCAGGGCGCAGTGGGAGCCTAGAAACTCTTCTGTCATCTTCCCAGCACCTGGACCAGGCTCTGAGCCCCTCCAGACTTGTGAGGGAACACTGGTACAGAAGAGGGGACACCCTCAAGATGGCAAATGACTGATTGAGTTTTTGGATACCTTGGAAATTTCCTGCAGGGTCTGTTTCATGGAGGTGGAGACTCCCTTCTTAAAACCAAGGAATTTTAACTGAACCTTCACTGTTCAAAACTACTTGGCACAGAAGGAAGAGCCTGAACTTACAGAGACATGTATTTGGAGTTGAATTCCAGATCTTCTACTTAGCAGCTGTGAAATCTCGAAGGCATTACTGCATTTCACTCTAAATTGTCTAGAGGACCCTTCCAGGGGTTATCTGATTCTAGAAGGGTCTGCACCTTTCCTTGTCTTTGAGCTACTTGACAACTTTCTGAGTTATAGAAAACTGATAGTAACAATAATGATTTTTGTCCATGGAGATGCAAATAAATTTTGTACAATGAAAAATGATTCCCCTGTGGATAGTGACCAGTTTTGTTCCTATTAGCAAATTCATTTTAGCATTCCTGACTTCCTATATGTGTGGCCGAAGTTTGGGCTCTCCTCTGAACCAGTTTTAACTAGTTCCTTcactaattaatgagttaaataaaatctctgatatgtgttcattttatatttgaataagAGTCACAATTTCacccttaaaaagaaaatcatccttgggaattcactggtggtgcagtggttaagaatccacctgccaatgcaggagaaacgggttcaagccctggtctgggaagatcccacatgccgcacagtggagcaactaaacccgtgtgccacaactgtagagcccacgagccacaattattgagcctgagagccacaactactgaagcccaagcgcctaaagtcagtgctcctcaacaagagaagccaccacaatgagaagcccgtgcacctcaacgaagagtagcccccgctcactgcaactgagaaagcccacggcagcaacaaagacccaacacagccaataaataaattaattaattaaaaaaaatcatcctttaaCATTTCCTTAGGCCactgttttctaatctgtaaaatgacttTTAGCATATCCATTtcacaagaattttttaaattactgtatgTGAAAAGCCTGATGCAACAAGGAACttgttttccttccccttttatttttttatgctccCATCAATCTGCATTTTCTAAAACCCCAGGAAGAGAATTTGGGCTAAGCCAAAGACACACCTCAGTTCACCTTACCTCTTTAAGTTCTACCTCCAGGATTTGAACTCTGAAGCCCAAAAGAACTCTGGGGGTCGGGTGAGGGGGGCAAGCTCCCTTTTAGACTTAATTCTCAGGTTCCAAAGCTAATTAATACCAGTAGGTGCCAATTTGCTTTGCTCAGGAAGGGTGTAGTACCAGCTCTGGGAGGCAGATGGTGGCATCTCAACGCCCCCTTCTCTACAGTGcccagcttttctttttcagattttcctaAGCTATTCCTACATGTTTGTTCTTTCACATGAATTTCAGTATCAGTCTAGGATCACATAGTATCAGTGGAGGACATCAAAATCTGCCTCCTCAAATTTAAACTCAGGCTACCCAAACATAAAGGCTGATCCTCATTTATCTGGGTCCAAATTTACTCACTCCGAgtgaattagaaaagagaaatcagttacaggcataagaattagaaaagaatCCACGTGCAGATGATTGGATAGTATATGATAGAATAAATATACTATAGAATAGTGATATAGTAAGGTACCAGGGTATAAAATTAACGTACAGAAACCAATAGCCTTCATAAACATAAACAATAATCAGGGAGAGGGTATGATGTAGAGAAAATCCACTTACAATAGCAGCTAAGAAGATAACATACTTAGCAATGAGTTCAACAAGAAATGTCCAAAATCTGTACAAAGGAGACATTAAAGTACCCCTGAAAGACATAAAAGTAGGTTTGGATAAGGTGAGTCATCTTTTGTTCTTGGAAAGGATGACTCGATGTAATAACTGTGTCAGTTCTCCCcaagtaaatttataaatttaatacaattccaataaaaatgccaaaacatttttttctatatcctaAATGCacactaaaattcatatggaagaataaatatgtaAGAATACCCcagaaaacctgaaaaagaaaggCTATGAGGAGGTCTAGCTTTGCCAAATATTAAGATACACTACAAAGTCTCTGCTattaaaacaatgtggtactgCTGTGTGAACAGACAACCAGCTGaatgggatagaaagcccagaaacctACCCAAGTACATATGCACAACACTGGGTCAAAACAGACTGTAACTAATGGTGCTCAGACAACAGATAGCTATTTGGAAAGAGATCAAACTAGATCTGTAACTTGCCCCACATACAAGAATAAACTCCAGATGGTTCAGAAATCTAAGTGTAAAAAATGATATGCTAAGGGTACTAAGAATTTATAGCTGAATACCTCTTTGACTAAGGTGTAGGGAAAAGCTTTCAAAACATGACTCAAAGTCAGAGGCAATAAAGATCAATaaatctgggcttcctaggtggtgcagtggttgagaatccgcctgccaatgcagaggacacgggtttgatccctgctccaggaagatcccacatgccacggagcaactaagcccgtgcgccaaaaaaaaaaaaaaaaaaaaaatcaataaatctacataaatataatatatttatgttgactacataaatacaataaaatttgtATGGCAAAAAATCACTATAAAGCCTAAGACaaataaaaaactggaaaaaaaatttgccaTAAATATCATGGTAAAGGGTTAATATctctaacatatttttttaaatctcataaaaatggaaggaaataagacccaaaacccaataaaaaatgggcacagaacatgaacaacaacaactccctcaaaaaatatataaaaatggccCTTAACcatgtgaaaaaatgttcaacttcaCTCATAAGGGAGATACAAGTTGAAATGAGATACAAGTGAAAATGGGATACCATTTGTCACCTTtcagactggcaaaaattaaGAAGCTTGGCAATCATTTTCCTCACTGGGCTGTAGAGAAACAGGAACTTCTATAATAGCTCATGGGAATGCAAATTTGTACAGCCCTTGTGAAGGAGAATTTGGTAATCTCAAACAAAACTACACGTgttaaacacatggaggctaaacaatacgctactaaataaccaagagatcactgaagaaatcaaagaggaaatcaaaaaatacctagagacaaatgacaatgaaaacacaatgatccaaaacctatgggatgcagcaaaagcagttctaagcaggaagtttatagcaatacaatcctccctcaagaaacaagaaaaatcccaaataaacaatctaaccttacacgtaaagaaactagagaaagaagagcaaacaaaacccaaagttagtagacggagagaaatcataaagatcagaacagaaataaatgaaatagaaacaaagaaaacaacagcaaaaatcaataaaactaaaagctggttctttgagaagataaataaaattgataaacctctagcaagactcatcaagaaaaagagggagaggactcaagtcaatgaaattagaagtgaaacagaagttacaacagacaccacagaaataaaaagcaccataagagactgctacaagcaacgatatgccaataaaatggacaacctggatgaaatggacagattcttagaaaggtataaccttccaagactgaatcaggaagacatagaatatatgaacagaccgatcacaagtaatgaaattgaaactgtgattaaaaatctcccaacaaacaaaagtctaggaccagatggattcacaggtgaattttatcaaacatttagagaagagctaacacccattcttctcaaactcttccaaaacattgcagaggaaggaacactcccaaactcattttatgaggccaccatcaccctgataccaaaaccagacaaagatactacaaaaaaagaaaactacagaccaatatcactgatgaatttagatgcaaaaatcctcaacaaatactagccaacagaatccaacaacacattaaaaggatcatacaccatgatcaagtggggtttatccctggaatgcaaggattcttcaatatacgcaaatcaatcaatgtgatacaccatattaacaaatggaaggacaaaaaccacatgatcatctcaatagatgcagaaaaagcttttgacaaaattcaacacccatttatgataaaaactctccagaaggaggacgtagagggaacctacctcaacataataaaggccatatatgacaaacccacagcacacatcattctcaatggtgaaaaactgcaagcattccctctaagatcaggaacaagacaaggatgtccactctcgccactactattcaacatagttttggaagtccttgccacagcaatcagagaagaaaaagaaataaaaggaatccaaattggaaaagaagaagtaaaactgtcactgtttgcagttgacatgttactatacatagaaaatcctaaagatgccaccagaaaactacttgagctaatcaatgaatttggtaaagttgcaggatacaaaattaacacacagaaatctcttgcatttctatacaccaacaatgaaagatcagaaagagaaattaaggaaacaatcccattcagcactgcaacaaaaagaataaaatacctaggaatgaacctaactaaggaggtaaaagacctgtactcaaaagccataatgaggtatcacctcacaccaatcagaatggccatcatcacaaagtctggaaacaacaaatgttggagagggtgtggagaaaagggaactctcctgcactggtggtgggactgtaagttggtacagccactatggaaaacaatttggaggttccttaaaaaactacaaatagaactaccatatgatccagtcatcccactcctgggcatatacccaaagaaaaccataatcccaaaagaaacttgtaccataatgtttattgcagcactctttacaatagccaggacatggaagcaacctaaatgcccatcaacaaatgaatggatacagaagatgtggcatatatatacaatggaatattactcagctataaaaagggatgagatggagctatatgtaatgaggtggatagaactacaatctgtcatacatagtgaagtaagtcagaaagagaaggacaaatattgtatgctaactcacatatacggaatctaaaaatggtactgatgaactcagtgacaagaacaaggaagcagatacagagaatggact
The DNA window shown above is from Hippopotamus amphibius kiboko isolate mHipAmp2 chromosome 17, mHipAmp2.hap2, whole genome shotgun sequence and carries:
- the ST6GALNAC1 gene encoding alpha-N-acetylgalactosaminide alpha-2,6-sialyltransferase 1, whose amino-acid sequence is MRPCLRRLSRLGHALQWLLLLAGFLFIFALSSFIKEPNTKPARNQHRGNIKERSPELLQKAMSQAPTAGSRTSAHMEPAQGTSTRDTHPEAATHRASEGRGAEAGKASAKEPGRVPNTASTAALETQPSKDTVGHTLPPGAQGIGVASGRMEAPSLNSQDPRTTKGSGDEEARPTAPRTVPTKPEGSVAATARTPLPENQAGVWTPTGAGPTGRGTRGATTAAVPPKDGAQATPSSAPLQSPTTQRGQRLQAANFKSEPRWDFEEKYSLEVGGLQTTCPDSVKIKASKSPWLQKLFMPNLTLFLDSRHFNQSEWDRLEHFAPPFGFMELNFSLVQKVVPRFPPVPQQQLLLASLPAGSSQCISCAVVGNGGILNNSQVGPEIDGHDYVFRLSGAVIKGYEQDVGTRTSFYGFTAFSLTQSLFILGDRGFRHVPLGKDVRYLHFLEGTRDYEWLEALLLNQTVVTKKLFWFRHRPQEAFRETLQLDRYLLLHPDLLRYMKNRFLRSKTLNTIHWRIYRPTTGALLLLTALQLCDQVSAYGFITEGHERFSDHYYDKSWKKTIFYTNHDFKLEKSLWKRLHDEGIIRLYQRPVTSKPNI